AATCTAGATCCAAACCTAAATCCAAATCTAGCAGAGTTTCCGAACTTTCTCTAAAGGAAATTAATTCTTCTTCTTCTTTTTCCTGTTCTTCTTCTAGTTCTGCTTGTTCCTCTTCCTCTGGTTCTGCTTGTTCTTCTTCCTCTTGTATTTCTGCTTCTATAATTTCTTGTGGCAACGCCGGAGTCACAGGTACTAAATATTCTGGAGATACACGGCAATAAGTCAGAACAACCGATGTATTATCACGCCCATTTTTTTCGTTTGCCAAGTTAATCCAGTTGTGGACAGCATCTTCAACTGTCATTTGCCCTGTTAACACAGGTATTGCATAATCCTGCCAAGATTGTTCTACCCAGTTATTATCACTTAAGCCATCAGAACACAGTAGCAAAATGCCATCTTCTTCCACAATAAATCGCTGCACCTTGAGACGCAAAGATTCTGAATCCCTTGTCCCCAATGCTTGAGTTAAGGCACTAGCATCTGGTCTTAGAAGTGCCTTTCTATACAAGCTTTTTGCCAGGCGGACTTCTCGCGTCGCTACATCATCATCGACAGTGAGTAGCTGGCAATAATTGCGAGTAATCCAATAGGCGCGGCTATCGCCAACATTAGCCAAGTAAAGTTCATGGGTATTATTTGATTGCCATCCAGTACTTGTCTGGACTCGTTGGGGAATTTGCACCGCCATGACAATTGTTGTAGCCATGCGTTCTCTGCCTTGGCGTTTTTGTTCATCATTGCGGGCACAAATCAAATTATTTATTACCCGTAAGCTTGCTTCTAATTGTTCTTGTAATAACTCTGGCGGTAAAAGTCCAGTTTGTTGTGTTACTTCCGCCAGTAAAGCGCGAATTTGCAACTTTACAGACTGCACTGTTAACTTACTGGCAACCTCACCGCCTTCATGTCCGCCAATGCCATCGCAAACAATCGACAAGTGGCGTAATAAAGGCTCATCTAAATCACTCAAAGCATTGGGATAGCAAGCGTCTTCATTTTGCGCCATGATTGGGCCAATATCTGTAAAGCCTGCCACCTTTAAGACTAATGGCAATTCTGCCGCAGCTGCTAGTAGTAAATGATTGAGTTGAAAATTAATCGCTTCTAACTCAATCTCAGTTTCACACATCTCCTGGACTATGTTCTGCAACCCTTTGGCTACTGATGCCTTGGCAGACACTACCCAAAACTGCCAACACTCACCTAGATTTTGTAAACTCAGCTTCTCATCTGCTGGTGTTTGGTAAAGTTCCAACAGTCGCACACACCAACCTTCGACCCTCAAGTTATCTATTACCAGTAAACTGTGGCTAAGTCCCAGTTCTGATAAAGGTGTCCAAAGTTGGAGAATTTGCCACAGCCAATAAACTTGTCGTACTGCTGTTGCTTGCTCCCATACCTCAACGATAGTTGGATAGATATTTCCTGTCTTATCTATCGGCACATTTTCCAATAAAAGGATATCAGTATCTCCCTCAAGGTTACTAGCAAACCCATAGGCCTGAGGTAAATGCAACCGCTCTTGATATAACCGTAGATAAGGAATTACTTCTGTTGGCAATTCTTCAGGTATATCTGGCGGTAGTCCCGGTTGAGTATCCAACCAAATCTGCTGTTTAATTACTTCATACCTGTCTGCAACCTTTGTGCCTGG
This Nostoc sp. C052 DNA region includes the following protein-coding sequences:
- a CDS encoding protein phosphatase 2C domain-containing protein, giving the protein MISTQLIIFCINPRCNSPINPIGDSVCASCQTPLVHRYLWATGSLSAQIPPGTKVADRYEVIKQQIWLDTQPGLPPDIPEELPTEVIPYLRLYQERLHLPQAYGFASNLEGDTDILLLENVPIDKTGNIYPTIVEVWEQATAVRQVYWLWQILQLWTPLSELGLSHSLLVIDNLRVEGWCVRLLELYQTPADEKLSLQNLGECWQFWVVSAKASVAKGLQNIVQEMCETEIELEAINFQLNHLLLAAAAELPLVLKVAGFTDIGPIMAQNEDACYPNALSDLDEPLLRHLSIVCDGIGGHEGGEVASKLTVQSVKLQIRALLAEVTQQTGLLPPELLQEQLEASLRVINNLICARNDEQKRQGRERMATTIVMAVQIPQRVQTSTGWQSNNTHELYLANVGDSRAYWITRNYCQLLTVDDDVATREVRLAKSLYRKALLRPDASALTQALGTRDSESLRLKVQRFIVEEDGILLLCSDGLSDNNWVEQSWQDYAIPVLTGQMTVEDAVHNWINLANEKNGRDNTSVVLTYCRVSPEYLVPVTPALPQEIIEAEIQEEEEQAEPEEEEQAELEEEQEKEEEELISFRESSETLLDLDLGLDLDLDLSEETPFIPEIRPTFITKPKRDKRFLRLWEVLALLVGGTSLGLFAWWQINPQGFQQMCRQLPQGVEQFCSPRK